One Funiculus sociatus GB2-C1 genomic window, CAACTCTTCTAGCGTAAGAAGCTGCTGACCAGCCAGAGGATAATAAACGTCACTACTGCCTCGAATTGATTAGCACTCACACCGATAGAGGAAATTTGCTCCAAGAGCAGACTATTAAACAGAGTTCCCAATCCTATACCCACCAACAACCCAAACAGCGTCAGCAGTATAGCGCGACCAAACTTTCGCTCTTTGCGATTGACAAAGAATAAAGTTAATCCGGCTCCCAAGGCCATATTCATTGGCAGCATTGAATCATTCGTACCTGGGTAGAGGAGACTCACGCCGCTCAATAGTAAAAACAAACCGCTAGGCCAAATAACCTCCTGTAAACTAGGCGTATCCACCAGCC contains:
- a CDS encoding CPP1-like family protein, translated to MSEQNPYEKLGLTEDSTFEEIQEARSRLLQEHHGEKELLETMEAAYDAILMERLKMRQEGRIKVPERIRFPERREAPAPNFAPPPVNRSGAWLSRLVDTPSLQEVIWPSGLFLLLSGVSLLYPGTNDSMLPMNMALGAGLTLFFVNRKERKFGRAILLTLFGLLVGIGLGTLFNSLLLEQISSIGVSANQFEAVVTFIILWLVSSFLR